In the Crinalium epipsammum PCC 9333 genome, CTATGATTAGACAAAATCCTGATGGTACAACTACTCCTTTAACTTTGCCAAATCATAAACTTATTAAAGGTTCTACTCTCAGAAGCATCTGCACTCAATCTGGTATTTCACGGGATGATTTTATTGCTGCTTATGAAGAAGTGTAAAAAAATCTGATTGCGGCTTTGGGTGTGAAGAGTGCAGAGATTTTGGGTGGTGTTGGGGGATGGTATGCAGTTGACAGTTGATAGTGGACAGTTGCCAGTGGGTTGGAAAGTAAAAAAACTCGCTGAAGTTTGCCAAGTAGAAAAATCTCAAGGCATTTATAAAAATTTGCCTTATATTGGCATGGAAAATATTGAATCTAACACTGCTAAGTTTATTGGTTCAACGGAGCTACAATCTGTAAAAAGTTCAACATTTAGATTCAACCATAAGCATATACTTTATGGAAGACTTCGCCCATACCTCAATAAAGTATTAGCTCCAGATTTTGAAGGACACTGTTCAACTGAAATTTTTCCTATTAAGCCAAGTGAATGCCTAAATAGATATTTTCTTCTCTACTGGTTGTTAATGGATTCAACTGTGAAGTGTATCAATGCAACTTGTACTGGTGCAAGGATGCCTAGAGCAAATATGAATTCTGTATTTGAGTTTGATTTTCCTCTTCCTCCTCTTACTGAACAAAAGCGGATTGTGGCAATTTTGGATGAGGCGTTTGAGGGGATTGATAGAGCGATCGCCAACGCCGAAAAGAACCTTGCCAACTCCCGCGAACTATTTGAAAGCTATCTAAACGCCATCTTTACCCAGAAAGGTGATGGGTGGGTACAAAGCAAGTTGAGCGAAGTTTGTGAAAAAATCACTGATGGAACTCATCAAACACCAAAATATTTTGAAACAGGTTTCGTATTTTTGTCGTCGCGTAATGTTACTAGCGGCACAATTAATTGGGACAAAGTTA is a window encoding:
- a CDS encoding type II toxin-antitoxin system HicA family toxin; this encodes MTKFPVDAPKSKVIKVLEGFGFSIVREKEHISMIRQNPDGTTTPLTLPNHKLIKGSTLRSICTQSGISRDDFIAAYEEV
- a CDS encoding restriction endonuclease subunit S, coding for MQLTVDSGQLPVGWKVKKLAEVCQVEKSQGIYKNLPYIGMENIESNTAKFIGSTELQSVKSSTFRFNHKHILYGRLRPYLNKVLAPDFEGHCSTEIFPIKPSECLNRYFLLYWLLMDSTVKCINATCTGARMPRANMNSVFEFDFPLPPLTEQKRIVAILDEAFEGIDRAIANAEKNLANSRELFESYLNAIFTQKGDGWVQSKLSEVCEKITDGTHQTPKYFETGFVFLSSRNVTSGTINWDKVKYVDEAQHIAMQKRISPRLHDILLAKNGTTGVAALVDKDIDFDIYVSLALLRPLAAILPRFMLHFVNSPVAKGQFNKRLKGIGVPNLHLEEIREVTICYPQDLALQEAIVVKIDEMRSQILRLETIYRQKIAALNELKQSILQKAFTGELTADTPKTVKEEIAA